One part of the Treponema peruense genome encodes these proteins:
- a CDS encoding DUF4810 domain-containing protein — protein MKKYAKFFVRFVFGAAVVICFNSCLTTTTKYNWYSYQENSYDYLKKSNDASVNRLLKTYKKMIDAPTGTRACVPPGVCADYGWILVQKGFVPEGLEMLRNEIKFYPESEKFISQIIGRIEYGEN, from the coding sequence GTGAAAAAGTACGCAAAATTTTTCGTGCGGTTTGTCTTTGGAGCGGCAGTTGTAATCTGCTTTAATTCCTGCCTGACTACCACAACAAAGTACAACTGGTACAGCTATCAGGAAAACAGCTACGATTATCTCAAAAAGTCAAACGACGCCTCTGTAAACAGACTTTTAAAGACTTACAAAAAAATGATAGATGCTCCAACCGGAACGCGAGCTTGTGTTCCGCCGGGAGTATGTGCAGACTACGGATGGATTCTTGTGCAGAAGGGGTTTGTTCCCGAAGGACTTGAAATGCTCCGTAACGAAATAAAATTCTACCCAGAATCAGAAAAATTTATTTCGCAGATAATAGGACGCATCGAATATGGTGAAAACTAA
- a CDS encoding CsgG/HfaB family protein codes for MKKLLPLIFTALALLSSCTSVKPDVQADRTALNGEEFVQPVYKGLKRKVAIARFTNESQYAKGAFFDKDNDPLGKQALDILSTKLAASGKFILLERAEADKIDSEKALTDAQAAEKIGADYLIIGSITEFGRKNIGETDLFSRTKRQIVQAGVSLRLVDVSTGQIIYSEEGKGQAETESSTILGIGGTAGFDATLSDKAISAAISKLVENVINNCMDRPWKSVFLSADSDGIFIAGGIKQGLLPGKKLSVIEKGKTVKNPQTGMPVTLPGKKAAEVKVISCGGTTVTDEYSIVEITEGSIDYSNISKYEITEK; via the coding sequence ATGAAAAAACTGTTGCCGCTAATTTTTACCGCACTGGCACTTTTGTCTTCGTGTACAAGCGTAAAGCCCGATGTACAGGCCGACCGCACAGCACTTAACGGGGAGGAGTTCGTCCAGCCGGTGTACAAAGGACTCAAGCGCAAGGTAGCAATCGCACGGTTTACAAACGAAAGCCAGTATGCAAAGGGCGCGTTCTTTGACAAAGACAATGACCCGCTCGGAAAACAGGCGCTGGACATCCTTTCCACAAAACTTGCGGCCAGCGGTAAATTCATTTTACTTGAGCGCGCCGAAGCAGACAAAATAGATTCAGAAAAAGCTCTCACAGATGCACAGGCTGCAGAAAAAATCGGCGCCGACTATCTTATTATAGGTTCAATAACAGAATTCGGCCGCAAAAATATCGGCGAAACAGACCTTTTCTCCCGTACAAAGCGCCAGATTGTTCAGGCCGGCGTAAGTTTAAGACTTGTCGACGTTTCTACAGGACAGATAATTTATTCAGAAGAAGGCAAGGGTCAGGCAGAAACAGAATCTTCTACAATACTTGGCATAGGCGGAACGGCCGGTTTTGACGCAACTTTGAGCGACAAGGCAATCAGTGCGGCAATTTCTAAACTTGTGGAAAACGTAATAAACAACTGCATGGACCGTCCGTGGAAGTCAGTATTTCTTTCGGCAGACAGTGACGGTATTTTTATCGCAGGCGGAATAAAACAGGGCCTTCTTCCCGGAAAAAAACTGTCTGTAATAGAAAAGGGTAAAACAGTAAAAAATCCGCAGACCGGAATGCCCGTAACCCTTCCAGGAAAAAAAGCCGCCGAAGTAAAAGTAATTTCTTGCGGCGGTACTACTGTAACCGACGAATATTCCATAGTAGAAATAACAGAAGGCAGCATAGACTACAGCAATATTTCCAAATACGAAATCACGGAGAAATAA
- a CDS encoding lactate utilization protein, whose product MAGDISVKNRNKLLAERVIKNLKARKFDAYYTETAQEAAQKVLSLIPAKASVSWGGTQTMEELKVLEAVRSGDYNAIDRDTAKTPEERQELMHKAFFADVYLTSFNAMSEDGVLINIDGMGNRVAAIAYGPKSVIAVVSMNKICKTTESARDRARNYAAPVNVQRCNLNPHFAQITGTPCSKTGSCGDCTAADCICSYIVETRMSKVPGRIKIILVDEPLGI is encoded by the coding sequence ATGGCCGGTGATATTTCGGTAAAAAACAGAAACAAACTTTTAGCCGAGCGCGTAATAAAAAATCTCAAAGCCAGAAAATTCGACGCATATTATACAGAAACTGCACAGGAAGCAGCCCAAAAAGTACTTTCACTTATTCCGGCAAAAGCATCTGTCTCCTGGGGCGGAACCCAAACCATGGAAGAACTTAAAGTTCTGGAAGCCGTACGCAGCGGAGACTACAATGCAATAGACCGCGACACAGCAAAAACTCCCGAAGAACGCCAGGAACTTATGCACAAAGCCTTTTTTGCCGATGTTTATCTCACAAGTTTTAACGCAATGAGCGAAGACGGCGTTTTAATAAACATAGACGGAATGGGAAACCGCGTAGCAGCCATTGCTTACGGTCCCAAAAGTGTAATTGCTGTAGTAAGCATGAACAAAATATGCAAAACAACAGAAAGTGCCCGCGACCGTGCCAGAAATTATGCCGCTCCGGTAAATGTCCAGCGCTGCAACTTAAACCCTCACTTTGCACAGATTACTGGAACACCGTGTTCAAAAACAGGAAGCTGCGGTGATTGTACTGCCGCCGACTGCATCTGTTCATACATCGTAGAAACAAGAATGAGCAAAGTTCCGGGAAGAATAAAAATAATTCTCGTAGACGAACCGCTCGGAATCTAA
- a CDS encoding phage tail protein, whose protein sequence is MKGKKIFRNCIGALALLLGLAGCQNSLEGDSVSGEGIEGLRTLTVEIKNYSEFVEESSVQANMFAPARSIMPDAFKTSDTLSYYLYGKASNGEEKEWTSVTVENGKFTLDVEPYNWNLTLAVTADAATKITEADDLAAVKGKAVLIGYAAVDLTRHANSASFTLKPDGLTTPGKVNLTTKLLDDWTIPASIESVTLGIYNLTNGTVVNYSGDTTTVQTAKKAAGTLTFPATFGESSKDLAPGTYTFKVEFLNAKNECEAEWSDSIVILPGKTNGTAVAIPNVIGTVPAKVTTFTASYVAGTEDSTPGFYDVKFDWVGKDCVNERYFEIDLLDVTGSTVAAIPTDETTWESAVTDSGNTAVTYGAAVIEDQLYTEGSLLANNKWLTMKLELGKAYVARIRAVNRAGSSANTYVTVGAGNGTGTVFGGTFINLFRIRYNLQGGTYTPETGSAQTTPIVRYASTETAYLVPDTSEAATTNILVKNSLSWTKWQDSGKKDIDVAATPNYSGPANIDLYACYTTDADVNIFNAADYKLDASWITVGKNNVALTGTDPSYTVSVSKADALDDTGALIWTVNVADKGATSPITTGFAYDSVTFAVSAPGTKYYSQTQEAVAVGTPATFTQTGAKLLESGTYNVLITAKSGTTTVTLPVALTITD, encoded by the coding sequence ATGAAGGGAAAGAAAATCTTTAGGAACTGCATTGGTGCGCTTGCACTTTTGCTTGGTCTTGCCGGATGTCAGAACAGCCTTGAAGGCGACAGTGTTTCCGGTGAAGGAATTGAAGGCCTCAGGACACTTACTGTAGAAATCAAAAATTACAGCGAGTTTGTTGAAGAGAGCAGTGTTCAGGCAAATATGTTTGCTCCTGCACGTTCAATTATGCCCGATGCTTTTAAAACAAGTGACACTCTCAGTTACTATCTCTACGGAAAAGCTTCCAACGGTGAAGAAAAGGAGTGGACTTCTGTAACAGTAGAAAACGGAAAATTCACTCTTGATGTAGAGCCGTACAACTGGAATCTTACTCTTGCTGTTACTGCAGATGCAGCAACAAAAATTACAGAAGCAGACGATCTTGCCGCAGTTAAGGGAAAGGCAGTTCTTATAGGATACGCTGCCGTAGACCTTACACGCCATGCAAACAGTGCAAGCTTTACTTTAAAGCCCGACGGACTTACAACACCGGGTAAGGTAAATCTTACAACTAAATTGCTCGATGACTGGACAATTCCTGCCAGCATTGAGTCAGTAACACTCGGAATCTACAATCTTACAAACGGTACTGTTGTCAATTATTCAGGTGACACTACAACTGTTCAAACTGCAAAAAAAGCGGCAGGAACACTTACATTCCCCGCAACATTTGGTGAATCTTCAAAAGATCTTGCCCCCGGAACATATACATTCAAAGTAGAATTCCTTAATGCAAAAAACGAATGTGAAGCAGAGTGGAGTGACTCAATTGTAATTCTTCCAGGAAAAACAAACGGCACTGCTGTAGCCATACCGAACGTAATCGGAACAGTTCCCGCAAAAGTAACAACATTTACAGCATCTTATGTTGCCGGTACAGAAGACAGCACTCCGGGATTCTATGACGTTAAGTTTGACTGGGTCGGAAAAGACTGTGTCAACGAGCGCTATTTTGAAATTGACCTTCTTGATGTAACAGGTTCTACTGTAGCTGCAATTCCGACAGACGAGACAACATGGGAATCAGCAGTAACAGATTCAGGCAATACAGCAGTTACTTACGGTGCTGCAGTAATAGAAGACCAGCTTTACACAGAAGGTTCACTTCTTGCAAACAACAAATGGCTTACAATGAAACTTGAGCTCGGAAAAGCCTATGTCGCAAGAATTCGCGCAGTTAACCGTGCAGGTTCATCAGCCAACACTTATGTAACAGTCGGCGCAGGAAATGGTACTGGAACAGTATTCGGCGGAACATTCATCAATCTGTTCAGAATCAGATACAATCTCCAGGGCGGAACATATACACCGGAGACAGGATCAGCACAGACTACACCAATTGTACGATATGCTTCTACCGAAACAGCATATCTTGTTCCTGATACTTCTGAAGCTGCAACAACAAATATACTTGTAAAGAACAGTCTTTCCTGGACAAAGTGGCAGGACTCTGGCAAAAAAGATATTGACGTTGCTGCAACACCAAACTACTCCGGTCCTGCAAATATTGATCTTTACGCATGCTACACAACCGACGCAGATGTAAATATCTTTAACGCAGCCGACTATAAACTCGACGCCTCATGGATTACAGTTGGTAAAAATAATGTTGCACTTACAGGAACAGATCCGTCATATACCGTAAGTGTATCAAAAGCCGATGCGCTTGATGACACCGGTGCACTAATCTGGACTGTAAATGTAGCAGACAAGGGAGCAACTTCACCAATAACAACAGGTTTCGCTTACGATTCCGTAACATTTGCAGTTTCTGCACCCGGAACAAAATATTACAGCCAGACACAGGAAGCTGTAGCAGTAGGAACACCCGCAACGTTTACACAGACCGGTGCAAAACTTCTTGAAAGCGGAACATACAATGTTCTTATTACTGCAAAGTCAGGAACAACAACAGTAACGCTCCCTGTAGCACTTACAATTACAGACTAA
- a CDS encoding WD40 repeat domain-containing protein, translating into MEEKKRLLSAVLFLALPFCISSKEIDIPVIKIPSSVLALDWNADSSVFAYSEANSVTIRDADDFSKIKTFSVSEENVQQLKFVANKEKSFEQLVTVSDSSELKIYRLPGIINTITRKFEDNDECRISFSKNGNYIAAVTSENDIHVYLQLYISNSLTGLTLRSPSSSTAEDESESNTENKNKSVQIISLAFDSFSKKIAALRSDASVVIWNMSSVEPVTVIAGAYTKIPCMEFTEDSEKIIFASAEDTIEIKNFLGETVNKISCEDKINSFRLAEDKKTLIVLTKKNQFRYYALDSAEYLGYIPSWNKTAITSYAFSSDSKKLLVGHEDGSIYILNVKDVFYKPGKKPNLYRVYVAQENVSSGTGYLPAGEGAESSGGTALSSSSEMVQAFRTRNAHSVEVRADCSILSGIYGVQGGLCAGYTNAGVLKPFYFGGLVRAACAFPSQNFPYTYRSGGEVIANPLLTSFSAVVPFGISLFPFASDVDVFAELSAGMSVFSLVQPAGAIFGTYFSPCAGFRVGAAFKRISLYAGMNWDCVTAFSLRFGAGYRFGVGAQ; encoded by the coding sequence ATGGAAGAGAAGAAACGCTTATTATCAGCAGTTTTATTTTTAGCATTACCATTTTGTATTTCATCAAAGGAAATTGATATTCCGGTAATAAAAATTCCTTCGAGCGTACTGGCTCTGGACTGGAATGCCGACTCTTCTGTTTTTGCATACAGTGAAGCAAATTCTGTTACAATCCGCGATGCAGATGATTTTTCAAAGATAAAGACCTTTTCAGTTTCTGAAGAAAATGTGCAGCAGTTGAAATTTGTTGCCAATAAAGAAAAATCTTTTGAACAGTTGGTCACGGTGTCTGATTCTTCTGAATTAAAAATTTACCGTCTTCCAGGAATAATAAATACAATAACAAGAAAATTCGAAGACAACGATGAGTGCAGAATAAGTTTTTCAAAAAACGGAAACTACATTGCCGCTGTCACTTCCGAAAACGATATTCACGTTTATCTTCAGCTTTATATTTCAAATTCTCTTACGGGACTAACGCTCAGGTCTCCTTCTTCATCAACTGCAGAAGATGAAAGCGAAAGCAATACAGAAAACAAAAATAAAAGTGTTCAAATAATTTCGCTTGCTTTTGATTCTTTTTCAAAAAAAATTGCGGCTCTGCGTTCAGATGCAAGTGTTGTTATCTGGAATATGAGCAGCGTTGAACCTGTTACTGTAATTGCCGGTGCGTATACAAAAATTCCCTGCATGGAATTTACAGAAGATTCAGAAAAAATAATTTTTGCTTCTGCAGAAGACACTATCGAAATAAAAAATTTTCTTGGCGAGACCGTAAATAAGATTTCCTGCGAAGACAAAATAAATTCATTCCGCCTTGCAGAAGATAAAAAAACACTGATTGTTCTTACAAAGAAAAATCAGTTCAGGTATTACGCGCTGGACAGTGCAGAATATCTGGGCTACATTCCGTCGTGGAATAAAACTGCAATTACAAGTTATGCATTTTCTTCTGATTCAAAAAAACTTCTTGTAGGACATGAAGACGGTTCAATTTATATTTTGAATGTAAAAGACGTTTTTTATAAACCGGGAAAAAAGCCAAACCTTTACCGCGTTTATGTTGCCCAGGAAAATGTTTCTTCGGGAACAGGATATTTGCCTGCAGGTGAAGGCGCAGAATCTTCTGGCGGAACAGCACTTTCTTCTTCTTCAGAAATGGTTCAGGCTTTCAGAACGCGCAATGCTCACAGTGTGGAAGTCCGTGCCGACTGTTCAATTCTTTCGGGAATCTATGGTGTTCAGGGCGGCCTTTGTGCCGGTTACACAAATGCCGGTGTGCTAAAGCCGTTTTATTTTGGCGGTCTTGTACGTGCAGCGTGTGCTTTTCCTTCACAGAATTTTCCATACACTTATAGAAGCGGCGGCGAGGTTATTGCAAATCCGCTGCTCACTTCTTTTTCTGCAGTTGTTCCGTTTGGAATAAGTCTTTTTCCTTTTGCTTCTGATGTTGATGTCTTTGCGGAACTTAGTGCCGGCATGAGTGTATTCAGTCTTGTACAGCCTGCAGGTGCCATTTTTGGAACATATTTTTCACCATGCGCGGGATTTCGTGTCGGTGCAGCATTCAAAAGAATTTCTTTATATGCGGGAATGAACTGGGACTGCGTAACTGCATTTTCACTCCGTTTTGGAGCGGGGTACAGATTCGGGGTAGGTGCACAATGA
- a CDS encoding ATP-binding protein, translated as MAELKLFPIGIQDFERLRKDGCYYVDKTDLVYKMTHTFNYYFLSRPRRFGKSLLISTLRDYFLGKKELFEGLAIEKLEKEWKKYPVFHLSFAGNKFTDLKSLQIYMNFKLSELEKTYKVTNTNEYEWGPRFEKILMTAYEQTGTEPVVLVDEYDAPLLDTMDNPELQLILKQEVRKLFSPLKDMGGILRFVFLTGISKFSQLSIFSELNNLNVITMDNEYAAICGITKEELFEQMKPEIQALADNNNMTYDQACAALTQKYDGYHFTEKSPDIYNPFSLINALSKKELKNFWFATGTPTILTRLIKKYKMAPESFDKGFPATLEMFDAPTETATNPIPMLYQSGYLTIKNYDGYEYTLGFPNDEVRLGFVKSLMPYYATDDQIQNDSFILRITKAFRENRLEDALKEMKAFLSSIPYNAEKQDENHYKTLFYLIARLCTPYVVKTEEASAAGRSDMVVETESAVYVFEFKLDGTVEEALAQIDSKGYLIPYSVTKDKNGNDKKLVKVGVSFDAEKRTLGEWKIVE; from the coding sequence ATGGCAGAATTAAAACTTTTTCCTATTGGAATTCAGGATTTTGAAAGGCTCAGAAAAGACGGTTGTTATTATGTAGATAAAACTGATTTAGTTTATAAAATGACGCATACTTTTAATTATTATTTTTTGAGCCGTCCGCGCCGCTTTGGAAAGTCACTTTTAATTTCAACTTTACGCGATTATTTTTTAGGAAAGAAAGAACTTTTTGAAGGACTTGCAATAGAAAAACTTGAAAAAGAATGGAAAAAGTATCCTGTTTTTCATTTGAGTTTTGCAGGAAATAAATTTACAGATTTAAAATCTCTTCAGATTTATATGAATTTTAAACTTTCTGAATTAGAAAAAACATATAAAGTTACGAATACAAATGAATATGAATGGGGTCCCCGTTTTGAAAAAATTCTTATGACCGCATACGAACAGACAGGCACAGAACCTGTAGTTTTAGTTGATGAATACGATGCACCTCTTTTAGATACAATGGACAATCCTGAACTTCAGCTTATTCTAAAACAGGAAGTGCGAAAGTTGTTCAGCCCGTTAAAAGATATGGGCGGAATTCTGCGCTTTGTTTTTTTGACAGGAATAAGCAAGTTCAGTCAGCTGAGTATTTTCAGTGAATTGAATAATCTTAATGTAATTACGATGGATAATGAGTATGCTGCAATCTGCGGAATTACAAAAGAAGAACTTTTTGAACAGATGAAACCGGAAATCCAGGCGCTGGCAGATAACAACAATATGACTTACGACCAAGCTTGTGCAGCTCTTACTCAAAAATATGACGGCTATCATTTTACAGAAAAGTCACCTGATATTTATAATCCGTTCAGTTTGATAAATGCGCTCAGTAAAAAAGAATTAAAAAACTTCTGGTTTGCAACGGGAACACCGACAATTCTTACGCGATTGATAAAAAAATATAAAATGGCCCCTGAAAGTTTTGACAAAGGATTTCCGGCAACACTTGAAATGTTTGACGCTCCGACAGAAACGGCAACAAATCCAATTCCTATGCTTTATCAGAGCGGGTATCTTACAATCAAAAATTATGACGGCTACGAATATACACTTGGATTTCCAAATGATGAGGTGCGACTGGGCTTTGTAAAATCACTTATGCCTTATTACGCAACAGATGATCAAATTCAAAATGACAGTTTTATTTTAAGAATAACAAAGGCCTTTCGTGAAAACCGTCTTGAAGATGCTCTAAAAGAAATGAAAGCTTTTTTGTCTTCGATTCCGTATAATGCCGAAAAGCAGGATGAAAATCACTACAAAACTTTATTCTATTTAATAGCGCGCTTGTGTACGCCGTACGTTGTCAAGACAGAAGAAGCAAGTGCTGCCGGCCGAAGTGATATGGTTGTAGAAACAGAAAGCGCTGTTTACGTTTTTGAATTCAAACTTGACGGAACAGTAGAAGAAGCACTCGCGCAGATTGATTCAAAAGGATATCTGATTCCGTATTCAGTTACAAAAGATAAAAACGGCAACGACAAAAAGCTGGTAAAAGTGGGCGTAAGTTTTGATGCAGAAAAACGCACACTCGGTGAATGGAAGATTGTAGAATAG
- a CDS encoding ATP-binding protein, with amino-acid sequence MKRSIIDKLRLWKENKSRKPLVMTGLRQCGKTYTLKQFGADFFEDTAYFNFEENPSLCSIFDQDFNIERILDELGNIFRQKEIICGKTLVIFDEIQSCPKAITSLKYFCENKRELHVIAAGSLLGVALKNKDISFPVGKVDRLQMFPMSFKEFLWAEGFESLCNGTEKYADENPLSALYTSTFEKELRYYFAVGGMPEAVLSWSKNHNISEVVQIQNTILQDYESDFSKHAPITDVAKIGWIWDSIPAQLAKDNKKFIFSHVKARKRSADLEDALMWLVGAGLVYKLNLVTNPQSPISAYADNSYFKVYFADTGLLRAKAKIAPELLLESNESSLGNSGVGTFKGAFVENYCLSELIKNDIEPYFWTSGNTAELDFLFEYSGEIYPVEAKAESNTRAKSYNLFCTRYKSKKGFRISMKNIGVNMIENTKSISLPLYLLWLIKKYL; translated from the coding sequence ATGAAGCGTTCAATCATTGATAAATTGAGATTATGGAAAGAAAACAAATCAAGAAAACCTCTTGTTATGACAGGTTTGCGTCAGTGCGGTAAAACGTATACGCTTAAACAATTTGGCGCAGATTTTTTTGAAGATACAGCTTACTTCAACTTTGAAGAAAATCCTTCGCTCTGTTCAATTTTTGACCAGGATTTTAATATTGAACGGATTCTTGACGAACTTGGAAATATTTTCAGACAAAAAGAAATTATCTGTGGTAAAACGCTCGTAATTTTTGATGAAATTCAATCTTGCCCAAAGGCGATAACTTCTCTTAAATATTTTTGCGAAAACAAACGGGAACTTCATGTAATTGCGGCAGGCTCTCTTTTGGGAGTTGCACTTAAAAATAAAGATATCTCTTTTCCTGTTGGCAAAGTTGACAGACTCCAAATGTTTCCAATGAGCTTTAAGGAATTTTTGTGGGCAGAAGGATTTGAGTCACTTTGTAACGGAACAGAAAAATATGCTGACGAAAATCCGCTTTCTGCTTTATACACTTCCACTTTTGAAAAAGAACTTCGTTATTATTTTGCTGTCGGAGGTATGCCTGAAGCAGTTTTAAGCTGGTCAAAAAATCACAATATTTCAGAAGTGGTTCAAATTCAAAATACAATTTTGCAGGATTATGAATCTGATTTTTCAAAGCACGCACCAATTACAGACGTTGCAAAAATCGGTTGGATTTGGGATTCGATTCCTGCACAACTTGCAAAAGACAACAAGAAATTTATTTTTTCGCATGTAAAAGCCAGAAAACGTTCTGCAGATTTAGAAGATGCACTCATGTGGCTTGTAGGAGCAGGTCTTGTTTATAAACTAAATCTTGTAACAAATCCACAAAGTCCGATTTCTGCGTATGCCGACAATTCATATTTTAAAGTGTATTTTGCAGATACAGGATTATTAAGGGCAAAAGCAAAAATTGCTCCTGAATTGCTGCTGGAATCAAACGAGAGTTCATTGGGAAATTCCGGAGTTGGGACTTTTAAAGGAGCATTTGTTGAAAACTACTGCCTTTCAGAATTAATAAAAAATGATATTGAACCGTATTTTTGGACTTCCGGAAACACAGCTGAGCTTGATTTTCTTTTTGAATACAGCGGAGAAATATATCCTGTGGAAGCAAAAGCAGAAAGCAATACACGGGCAAAAAGTTATAATCTTTTCTGTACCCGTTACAAAAGCAAAAAAGGTTTTCGGATTTCTATGAAGAATATAGGCGTAAACATGATTGAAAATACAAAGTCAATTAGTTTGCCGCTCTATCTTTTGTGGCTAATAAAGAAATATTTATAA
- a CDS encoding PFL family protein, with translation MIFSPVEIEETVNMFMRQNLDVRCITMGISLLDCACEDSKRANQKIYDKIMRYARNLVRVGQDIEKEFGVPIINKRISVTPIALVAGASSEKSYVEYCRTLDRCAKELGVNFIGGFSALVQKGITPADRILIDSIPEALAVTDNVCSSVNVGTTKNGINMDAVKLMGETIKKTAEASRNCAINGCAKLVVFTNAPEDNPFMAGAFHGPGEGDAVINVGVSGPGVILAAAREYKGRPINELADGIKKMAFKITRMGQMVGTEAAKRLGVNFGILDLSLAPTPEVGDSVARILEEIGLEGAGAPGTTAALAMLTDMVKKGGVMASTNVGGLSGAFIPVSEDEGMINAVKQHSITLEKLEAMTCVCSVGLDMIAIPGDTPATTISGIMADEMAIGMVNNKTTAVRLIPAPGKKAGEWVEFGGLLGGCPVIDVNTFSCADFINRGGRIPAPIHSFRN, from the coding sequence ATGATTTTTTCACCTGTAGAAATAGAAGAAACAGTAAACATGTTTATGAGGCAGAACCTTGACGTTCGCTGCATTACCATGGGAATTTCACTTCTTGACTGCGCCTGCGAGGACAGTAAGCGCGCAAATCAGAAAATTTACGACAAGATTATGCGCTATGCCAGAAACCTGGTTCGCGTTGGCCAGGACATAGAAAAAGAGTTCGGTGTACCTATCATCAACAAGCGCATTTCTGTAACACCTATTGCCCTTGTTGCCGGTGCCAGCAGCGAAAAATCTTATGTAGAATACTGCCGCACTTTGGACCGCTGCGCAAAAGAACTGGGCGTTAACTTTATCGGAGGATTCAGCGCTCTTGTTCAGAAAGGCATTACTCCTGCAGACAGAATTCTTATTGACTCTATTCCTGAAGCACTTGCAGTTACAGACAATGTTTGTTCATCAGTAAATGTTGGTACAACCAAAAACGGAATAAATATGGACGCAGTTAAACTTATGGGAGAAACCATCAAGAAAACTGCAGAAGCTTCACGCAACTGTGCAATCAACGGATGCGCAAAACTTGTTGTGTTTACAAACGCGCCAGAAGACAATCCGTTTATGGCAGGAGCATTCCACGGTCCGGGAGAAGGAGACGCGGTTATTAACGTTGGTGTTTCAGGACCGGGAGTTATTCTTGCAGCCGCCCGCGAGTACAAGGGACGACCTATTAACGAACTTGCCGACGGAATCAAAAAGATGGCCTTTAAGATTACACGCATGGGCCAGATGGTCGGAACAGAAGCGGCCAAACGTCTTGGCGTTAACTTTGGAATCCTTGATCTTTCGCTTGCACCTACGCCCGAAGTCGGAGACAGTGTTGCACGTATTCTTGAGGAAATTGGTCTTGAAGGAGCAGGAGCACCGGGAACAACTGCCGCGCTTGCAATGCTTACCGACATGGTTAAAAAAGGCGGCGTAATGGCTTCTACAAATGTCGGCGGCCTTTCGGGAGCATTTATTCCGGTTTCTGAAGATGAAGGAATGATCAATGCCGTTAAACAGCATTCAATTACTTTGGAAAAACTTGAAGCAATGACCTGCGTTTGTTCTGTAGGACTTGATATGATTGCAATTCCGGGAGACACACCGGCTACTACCATAAGCGGAATTATGGCTGACGAAATGGCAATCGGTATGGTCAACAACAAGACTACGGCCGTAAGACTTATTCCAGCACCGGGAAAGAAAGCAGGTGAATGGGTTGAATTCGGAGGACTTCTTGGAGGCTGCCCGGTTATTGACGTTAACACATTCAGCTGTGCAGACTTTATAAACCGTGGCGGAAGAATCCCTGCCCCAATCCACTCTTTTAGAAACTAG
- a CDS encoding DUF4160 domain-containing protein, with the protein MPQIFKFGSYWVYFWANENSPREPVHIHLSEGRPIANGTKVWITKNGKCSLANNNSKIPEKVLNKLLRLIEPRSFEIITKWKEMFGEVSYYC; encoded by the coding sequence ATGCCGCAAATCTTTAAATTTGGTTCCTATTGGGTATATTTCTGGGCTAATGAAAATAGTCCAAGGGAACCAGTTCATATACACTTGTCAGAAGGGCGACCAATTGCAAATGGAACAAAAGTGTGGATTACAAAAAATGGAAAGTGCTCTTTGGCAAATAATAACTCAAAAATACCTGAAAAAGTTTTGAACAAATTGCTTCGACTTATAGAACCGCGTTCTTTTGAAATAATAACTAAATGGAAAGAAATGTTCGGAGAAGTTAGTTATTATTGCTGA